TTTGCTTTGGGTTTGCCTTACTTTaatctgtgattggtctagaaaaaaCTCACGCCACcatttcaaccaatcaaatacaaaacttaaaccaatcctAATATGAtcactcacgttttcccgcgcttcaagcagaTTGCCAGTttttactttaagttctcattggttgAACATGCCGTTAACATTTGCTCTGATTGTTAGTTGCTATTACTTTGGCAAATGTTCTTTAACACACAATTGAAAACGGCTCTAAACTGTAATTTTGATGAATTAGGctcaggaaaaaattaatgcagggtacattttaaaaaatatatatttaattttattccGAATCCCACCAGAGAATGCTGAACAtaagtaacttttttttatataaagatTTAAATTACATACTTAAGGTTGACGAATGATGTAATTGACTCAGAGGTAAGTGGAAGTAGCTGATACATCTCAAATAAATCTAAcctaaatgataaataaattttttagaaaaatattttcaacaaacacGATGTGTGCTGGGAGATAAAACATCAGGAAACTCTGAGGCCTGGAAAAGATGCACTTTAAGTTCAGGTGATTGCTTAATTAAGAACAATAAATAGATGATAAAGAGTAATATGTAAGACTACAGTacaatttttcttacaataCTCGATGAGGTTAAATCAGAATTTGAGTGTTCCAGTGCAAAGTTTCAGCTTTGTATTTAAGTAAAATGCTTGTAGGATCATTCAAATTGAATATTAAACATAAAATGTATGGTAGGTAGGTaaagcttatcccagtttccataACATGAGGTGACAAGGAGTGCTGGATGGGATGTCAGTCTATTGTAAGGTTACCCTTTTATAATCCTGGGTGCGCACACAATGTTTGGGTCACTGCCCAAATGTTCAAAGGTCAATTAgcactaacccaaggttaaattttaatccaggtttgttcattcctttgttcaaagcctttttgggataatgTTCTCCATTCTTTTTAGAgcaatgaattttcttttaaagctttcagagctgaaatccaatttcacactaaccctgggttatcttaacccagctttaaACGACCTGGCCTTGGTCTCCAACTCGGTAATTAAAAAGCCAGCATTTTTACAAGCCAGAGAATAAAGctttaatgattaaaatgaaaatcttcaATTACAAATTTATGACcttaaatgttttataattGACAAGACTGATCAATTCACTGGCTATTGACCCGTGAATTTGCATCTACTGTTCCTCACAGATACAGATAGTTGAGGACCTCTACTGTTGCACTACGGTACTGTTCGAATTATTTTCCTCTAGGTCATTGTTAAACGAAAACATTGCACACCGCAAGTCAGGTAGAGAGGGTTGGAACTGGAattgttttatgaaaaaacaCGTTATCCTATTGGTTGGGGCGTCGGACTCAGGGTTCAGGGGTCTGGACCTGGTAGGGTCGTTGTGTTGTGTTCATGGCCGACACACTTAACAATCACAGTGTCTCTCTTCACTCACGAGTACAAATGGGTAGCAGTGATCTTTTAGGGGGGCTGGGTGAACTTCTAAAGTGGCTGACTAACCTGTGACTGGAAACAGGTGACTAACCATTCTTTCCATCCATTTGCGACGAGCTTCAGCTGGATGGGCTTCTTCCTAAAAGTACAGATGTACCGTTTGGGAAAGGTGGTGGAGTGGGGTGGGAAGTTGTTACCTGGtaaagggggtggggtggggtggggtgaggAGTTGTTACCTGGgaaagggggtggggtggggtgaggAGTTGTTGCCTATTTAGAAGGCAAGGTGCCAACTGTTGCATTCCTGTTGAAATAGAAGAGATATTGACATACACAAAAATCAAGAATGCTGAAACTTTTGCGGTTGGACAAAGTTGTGTCGCTAATTCTCCCTGTACACTTTCTACGAACCTTGATtgactttaaaaattttacaaacagGTAGAAGTAACTTTAAACTTTACTTGTGATTTAAAGCAAGTAAGAAATGAAATCTATGATTAAAATGATCTAAAAGGCCTTAAAAACCTAAGAGCCCTCAAAACAAGATGGTGTTTTCAGCAATAAAGTAGAGTGAATTTGTATAAATTTAAAATCCCTATCATCTAACGAACAGTAGTGGTCGGGTGTATTGGCTgaagaaaaatacattaaacTTAAGACCCAGTTTGCCAATCTGAATGACCCACATGGCAATTCAGGTAAAGCTTAggtttaaaggttaaaataGCCTTTTCCGGGAGAAGAGTGCACAAAAAAGACAGTCAGTCTTggagaaaaaatatctttatttctgTGGAGAAAAAATGCTGATCAATCAATCTGGTTAGTCAGTTGATTACCACACTCTGGCGTCACACACTTTCCAACCAGTCGTTTGGTCTTCACCAAATCCGAAAAATTCAGAGGGATGCCAATCGTTTTCTTAGAGTTATCATATTAACCTTAAACTCATAgccaaagtttgaaaaattcatcatcatcatctttgaGCGATGAAAATgtgtatactttttttttaagtcagacAGATCCTGCAGTCATTATGATGGGTGAAATAGAAATCACTGGACGTTCCTTAATGGATATATCTCGTGTTACATAAaatcttgtttctttaaatttgcaGATGTAGTGGGTCCAGGAAAGTTTGTAACAATCAAACCCATTCCTATTGAAAAGCTGAGAGAATACTGTGAAATCAATCAAGCTGATGGCAACAAGGCATTTAAAGAAGAGTTTGTGGTGAGTTAGTAGCTAAGGGTGAATTTCTACAGAAGTCATTTTTGCCAATAGATAAACGTCATCCTCTGAGAATGATTGCTTATCATTACACTTGGTCGTCAGTTCTCTTCAAGGATTTCGGTTTGAGATCGAGGGGACAGACGAGAAATTGGAGGTTGCGAGGGGAAAAAGAAGGGGGACTGAGGAGAGTAACAGAGGACTTCCTTTAACCCAGGCTCTTGCCGTTTTTcgctctatttttttttcctcatttccaTTGACCAAGAACTCGTCTCCGGCAGCTTATTAAACTACTCGTTGGGTCAAACCCCACTTATTGTTATAAGCTGTACGCTGAATCATaacttctgatttttttgttgatttttccaACTGCAGTCCATCAGGGTATCAGGAAACTTCACATGGGAGAGCAGCCAGAGACCAGAAAATAAAGCCAAGAACAGATACAAGAACATTATTCCATGTAAGTCCAGTACACCATATAACCAGAAGCTAATCtctataatttaattaaaaggGGCCCAAAATTACCaaccccccccaaaaaaaaagaagaaagaaagaaagccagagaggggagagagggtTCTgcccctaccccctaccccctacccaTTATCACTCCCGAATCTCAGTTACTCGGGTATTTCCTTATGACTATTTCTCGGGtcatacaattatttatttccgTTAAGAATTAAGAtaatttccctttccttttGTTACAGGAACAAAATGAAACGTGGCAGGCGCTGCGTATGATACGCATAAgaatataccacacaggtgaatagtgcttttcgcccacgctgattggctagttcgaaAGCGcttagcaagtactattcatcTCCCGGgcagccgaagagacaaaatcgcgcgtcaaaaatttgatttctaACATTTTTGGTGTATTAGAATAGAGAAACTATATTTTGGTTGCTGTGtggtatataataaaacaattattcacctcagtgttaAGTGAaagtggtagatatttacctCCCCGCTTCgtggctcggtaaatatccactactattcacctccacttcggtaaaTAATTGGCAGCTATCTGAAAGAGTGTATATTTGTCGGGCATTAggctttttgaaaaatttcacgTCAGGCCAACCGTCATAATTGTGTTGCTCTTCTTTGACTCATTTGCAGATGACCACACGAGGGTGCAATTAGTGGAGTTGGATGGTTATCCAGGAAGTGATTACATCAATGCCAACTTCATTGATGTaagtacaacaacaaaaatagcAACAGTAACGATATGTTTaaacctttattcctttacAATGATGGGTATCTAGTTTTTCCTCTCGAGATCATTGCCAAATCAAAAGTCCAGaccatgagaattaaggaaatgattgccaactacagaagctcttgattattacgTATTCTCTCTGTCAGTTCGATAGGAATTATGTCGTGCACACCATGGTGAATATTCAAACTGATATTTGGGTGTTATGAGCGTTGGACTAAGGTGTGAGGTTTGAAGCAGTTATAGCAACGACAACAGTTGTACACAGTTGCAAAAATCAGGTTGTGAAGTATCTCCCATGAGTTGCACTCAGGTCTCTCCTGGCCTGGCATTGTTAACTGGACTACCTGATAAGTTCCTTATTGACtactatttgtttattttttatttttagggttACAATCATCACTGCAAGTTCATTGCTACACAAGGTTTGAGTTTCTTTGCGTTCTTTCTGCTTCAATGGAACAACTTATCTTTGCCATGGGAATGTCCTACTCGATTGCTATCAATGATGCTGAACGTTCACTCATAATATTTACTTGTGCAGTTGGGTTTTTGTCATGGATTCTAGGACGCTACCAATTATTAAGGAATTTTTGTAAAGTAAATGTAGGCTGGACGCCAACGAAATGATCCCCTACCCAGTTTTGCtcgtttgaaaaaaatcaaaaggtaTCAGAGACGGACGTATGTTATGGGGGCGTTAACGAGgcctttatttttcctttcacctgAGGTTTGACCTCAGGACTCGACAACAGCTCTTGACCATAGTGCCACATATTGGGGTACGAGACAATTCTCTgacccacccacccccccccccctcttttgCCATTCCGCTCCGCGCTGGCAATTTCTAATCACGTCTTATACATACATTTCAGGTCCTGTTGCTAGCACATTTGGAGACTTCTGGCGAACGGTCTGGGACCAAGGCGTTTGTATCATTGTCATGGTTACAAACATGGTGGAAGGAGGACGGGTAGGTTAAACTACATTTAAACTGAACTTTATTTTGATAGTATGACGGAGACTGGGCCTGAACGTAGTTGAGTTTTGATTGACACTGCACGCCAGTGCAGTGATGCTTGTCGCCTTAGAGGGAGTGTTTTTTCCTAAGAAAAGGTATAAGAGaacaaaaaacgtttttttttatagCAAGAAAACCTGTGATTGTGACTTTGGGATACTAAACTCCTACTGCCACCAAGGCAATCCCGATAAATACATAGGTCATAGGTAGAAAGAACCACTCAGAATGCAAGTAGAATTTTAAATCAAGAATACTTGTCTTTAGATAAAGTGTCTGAAGTATTGGCCGAGCGCCAGTCCAGAAATGTACGGTCCTGTCCTGGTTTCTCTGGGTGATGAGGAAGAACTTGCTGACTATGTGATTAGAAAGTTTTCTGTTCAGATGGTGAGTTTGTTTTGGATTATTTGTACCTACGTTGCTTTCAGTGAGATGGTCAGTGAGCCTATATGAGTCCGTGAATGATTTAGTCAGTTGAGTCAGCCAGTCATTGAGTCAGTCTCTGAGGAGGTCAGCCAGACAGTTAGTCGGTgagtcagtccgtcagtctgTCAATCAGCTAGTGAGCTAGTCGGTCAGTCACTCTatgagtcagccagtcagttagcCAGACAATAAGTTGGTGACTAAAACAGTCAGTCAGCGgtgagtcagtcagttagtcgtTCTGTCAATCCGTTTGTGATTCAATGATTTCTTGGACAGTTGAAGTCTGAGATCTGTGAGCTCGTTTGAAGTACGTGTGTAAAAAAAGTACAAGATATCTACCCAGCTACATAGGATAAAACAGGGAAACTGCGAGTTGACTAAGGTGCATGTAAGCTAGAATACTGACTTTCCTTGTTATCTTTCTTAGACCTCAGACACAGCCGAGTATCGCGCTCGTGAGGTGATACAGTATCACTTCACGGCTTGGCCTGATCAGGGGGTCCCTACCCACGCAACCTCCTTGCTTGTGCTCCTGAAGAAGGTCCGTGCCTCTGTGCCAGAGGATTCTGGGCCCATTTTGACCCACTGCAGGTAATGAGATGGgacattgaaaataatttttcgcAGCTGTCGTCCGTTACGTTCTAACGACAGCCACAGAAATGAGTCGAAACATTGCGGCGAGGTAGACGGGCAAAGTTCCCTTGAAAAATAGAcgaagaggaaattttttttaaatttgcgtTTAACCTGTTTTATATGTTGTATTGGAAGTTTTTGTATCCTTCTTCCTCTTCGTAGAGACACTGTTGTTATGATAAAAGATATTTATTGGCCTGTGCCATTTATTTTGCAGTGCTGGTGTAGGACGCACCGGGACATACATTGTACTTGACGCCATGTTGGACCAAATAGATGCTGAGGGGGTGGTAGACATCTATGGTGCAGACAGAGGTATGACATAATTTAacgcggggggggggggggggtaagggATCGGAGGAATTTAGTTGTGTCACTTAAAATATACTTAATGCCCATAGGCTCTAGAATAAAAGACTCTCAGACCCCCCTCGATAAATATTGACTGATCCCCTTGTCTACCCTTAAAACCATGAGAACCCCCACCCCCCATGAATACTGACTGATCACCGTCCGTTTCCGttaaaaaccatgtgatcccccctccccctccctctcaATAGAAAGGTTTCTTAGGCCCCCCCTCCCCGTGccataaataatgactggttcCTTTGGAAGGACTTCTGATATAAAGATTTCTTAGACGTGGacggttttatttatttattaatttgtttaatctTTCTACGACAGGCCCAGTACGTATTTATCCATGACGCTCTGGTGGAGTATGTCACATGTGGCAGTACAGAATTTGCTGTGCGTGACCTACCAGAGAATTTGCGTGTTCTTAACACCATTGATCCAGACAGTGGAGATTCGCTTCTGGTGGTGGAATTCAAGGTATTAAATTCTTTAAACCAGTAGATTTCGTGGAGTTCGTGAGAGGGTCTTCCGACCAATCTGGGGATGCAGTGAGGTGTAAACAATTATTAGAAAGTACTAGACTTCTCAAAAGTGTGTTTTTGTGAGGTTTTGATGTTTCACCGTTCAGGAGACAACACAGCTCCTTCTGatcataatgtttgattcagcagtaatCTGCAGTGAGAATTTTGATTCTTGTGACACTTAGTGGTTCAAGGGTTAGGCGATCTTTCATCAATTTCTTAAGGGTGTAAGCCGATGTCATTTTGGAAACTTAAACTTCTTTAATAAGGGATGAAAGAAGCTCAAGGCTTTATCTTAATAGTTTTCTACGGATATACATAGGCATACTGAGCAAACAATAGCTAAGGAATTGAAAGtgcttttattccttttcctgGTTTGTGTCGTTTCGAAGGTACTTTGTGAAGAAGAGTTCTCGCTTACAGTATTTTATTAATAGTAGTAGCAATGTTTTACTAATATGTACTCATTGATTGATGTTATCATGCAGAATCTTGGCCTGGGTGACTCAGATCACGATTCATTCATCAGCGCCTCTCAGCCTGAAAATAAATCCAAGAAAAGATTTGCCATACTCCCATGTAAGTTGAAATTGTTTGTAGAGAgtcttttttcaggtttctgTTTTGCAATTGCTTGAATTTCAGTCCACCTGCGATGATCAATTCTTTGCTTCATTTCTCTGCCGAAGGGTCGATGTAGTTTATTTCCGTAAGAATTGAGAACAAAATAGATTGCTTCATACGTAATATACATTACCTTTATATGATTCTATTTTCTCTCCAGTTGATCGATCAAGAGTAAAACTGTGGCCTTTCACGTGTATGGTGGGGTCTGATTACATAAACGCAAGTTTCGTAGACGTGAGTACATCATTATTCTAAtaataattgttaataattatatcaaaagCATAGACTAGCAGGTAGTGaaacctttacaccccaacatcagtatgtatattctccacactgtttcctccacacatttcttaaggtgaGATGAACAACAGCTTCCCAAGTTactcatcattttctttattctcgtgaccttaatgtctgCTTTAGGGGTGAgattgtggggagaaattagatgctaatcattcttaggagtcaaagggttaaacttaTCCAAGAGAGTCATGTTTAAACTACTGAATATGATGCATCgaaggcaaaagaaaagaaagagagaaaataaggaCGAGAAGAAAATGAGATTAAAGTTATTGGAACCGAAGTTACGCGTAATTgtgttcatcatttatttaaaacatctACACACCTACGGTATTAAACATGAGTAGGAAAGTACATATTAGAGAACGGAAACTTACAAATAAACTCACAATACGGCAAAATATATACCTTAACGGTGCATCGTTTTacaggagaaaaacaaaaacgacgACGCTGCTTTTTACAAAGTGGACATGAACATTGGTACACAGGACTAAATTTTTACACAAAACGTGACAAATTACTCGACTTAATTACGTACATCACGCAACGATACAAACATCAACCACAAGTACGCAATACAACTAATGAAACATACAAACACTCACTGGTAATTAACACGTAAACGCAATACACACAGGAAACGGTTTGACAATAAGTTTCACGATTACGGATATGATCAGAATCAGGGGGTTATCTTGGTACAACACCGAATTCTCTTGACTGGTTTGAAAACCAGAGAGATAGGAAGAACTCACGCTTAGCCTTCGGGTTTCGGTTTGTACTACAAGTGCCCATAAATGTTTTTGGCAGTTGTGTGTTGTTTTCATTCCAACCACACCGTctccgttgttttttttttctatctgttTTAGAGTTTCCAGCAGCGCGAGGCATTCATTGCCACTCAGGCCCCGTTGGATACTACGGTCGTTGATTTCTGGCGAATGACCTGGGAATATGAAGCTAATTGCATTGTCATGTTATGCACACAGAACGAGAGAGAAGAGGTTCGGgagttgatttttgttttaagtctGATATCTAATTGGGTGCAATTTCTACTCAAcgtttccttaattttttgttgGCGGGCTACTTGGCTTTAGTGCAgacttctctttaattttcagttgtctgtgtgtttgtttgtttgtttgcctgATTTACCTGATTTGCTGCATTCATTTGTCGTTTTCAGGGAATCTGTGCATCTTATTTGCCTCACAAAGAGGAGTTCATTGTTTATGGTTTATTGATGATCGAGATTGAAGCGGAAGATCTGAGAAATGGTTTCTGTAGAAGACAACTGAAAATTACGAAcacaaaggtgaaaaaataaacattttctttttgcgttCGTTACGATGGAAAGAAAACTAAGGAAAACTATATGGGTGTGTTTGCTGTATTGTGCGTAACTTGATGTCTATGGTTTGAAGAACCTTTGCCGTTACTGTTCCAGTGAATTGACCAGTAATGAAACCTCCATACAGGAAACAGCGGTTGATACCATCAGCCGCTGTTTCCTGAGGACTGGAAAAAGTGTCTCCAGAACAGAGTTGTCTCAGTAGAGAACGTAGCATATAAGCGACGTATAACTCACCGTcggggttaaccctttacaccctaacatcagtgttcatattctccttactgcctctatacatttcctgaagcgctgacaaggagaatttgtttaaagatCAAGAGCTTTatgagttggtgatcacttccttaattctcatgaccttaatgtttgattcaggggtgatattgtgaggagaaattagaagctggtcactcttaggggttaaagggttaaggcttgAAAAAGGACCCTTGGATAAGAAGTTCCGCGCGCCAGCGATCAAGCCAGCTTTTCTTCATGAGTTCTTAACGGTGCCGCATGATAGTCCACTTTTTTTCCGACTGTCTGTCATTatcactttggttttggtcGCACGACACTAATTGAAACACGCTCACGATAGCTTTAAACATCGTATTCGATAACATCGTAGCTTGCAGAGCTGGCGTAATTGTGGCGAGCGAGGGCTCGGAATTTTCTTGGTGAAAGTAAAAGcggccattttttaattttacagaagcggaaggctgggaagagaaagaaatttgaatcaaGAGGGGTGAAAGACGGTCTAAAagaaggagaggggtgggggctGGGTTAAATAGAAATTCACCCCTTTCTCCGCCCCCCTTACCCTTACCGTCCAtcaatcaaacatggccggtcgaATAGCCGATCGCGAGCTTGCAACATTAAATTGCCTTAAAAGGCACCTTCCCTACAGGGTAATAATATCGTGATTCAATGCTTTCTCTTGCAGAGCGGTGAAGAGCGCACcctttatcattttcatttcacgGACTGGGCAGAGCGCTCAATTCCTCTTAATGGTGTCGGGCTTCTTGACATGATGAAATGTATCACAAGGGTGCAGCAGCAGACAGGCAATGGACCAATAGTCGTCCACTGCAGGTAAACCCTTTGAAAGTATCACATGAgacggatcaatgtcagtatctgagcaactgcgcacctacccctcccttaacccaacattaatccTAACTTGTTATGAGGTGACtgtttttgggttaggggaggggtaggtgtgtagCTCTTCtaatactgacattgatcccatCAAATCTTGTAATTTTGACCATTCTCTGGATTGACaccaatttcttcaaatgttccATCTGCAAAATAAGATGAGGTCGTGCAATTTTTAGGTCCACATCTATGTTGAATTTAAAAATCATCCGCTGGAAAATGCGCAGTCCCACGTTGCTTTAGGCGTCAATAGGctcatttattttgttgtctGTGTTCTAGTTCTAAACTTTGCGAATTTGAATATTTAGACCAGCGAACTAAGATTTTGCTCACTGGCTTAAATTGAATTGCGAATGGCAGTTTTGATAGTTTCAACTAAATATTTTCAGGAAACATAAACACGTGGCCCATTGAACGTTGTGTAGTACGGTaatattttataatttggttaTTATTCCATGATAAGCAAAGGAGACGAATTTCATCTCTGGTTCCCTCTCTTCTAGTGATGGAAGTGGTCGTACTGGCACTTTCTGCGCCATTAATATAGCGCTAGAGCGGGTCAAACTTGATGGTTCAGTAGACATGTTTCAGACCGTACGGCGCTTGCGTACTCAGAGACCTCTTATGGTACAGACAGCGGTAAGCAAAACCAAATGATGTTACTCTTTATTCCAATAAGCATCTTAAACGTATTGTGACTCTGAGGGGGAATATAATAACGGCTGAAACGAAGTTTACGACCgtaatcttctttttcttgtacGAATCCATGCCACGATGTGTCACGTTCCTTTTTTTCGCTTTAGAAAAGAAGTGATAGATTGAAGGAAacgataaaatgaaataatggcAAGAAAGCAAATATTTAAGACATAACGATAAGCAGTTTACGAATAAGGACGCTTTTAAATGAAGAAGATCAACAGGgattgtaaaaaacaaatttgaagaatttgttcaaaatatttgcAAGATGCACACGACAGAGCCGCTTGTAAAGATGCTTTAAGATGtgataaaaaagataattttttgcatGAAAATGATCAGTTAAAGCCTAAGATGATTACTGATGAGCAAAAGGGCGTAAGGTGTATAATACCTCTTTCAGACCCTTGCCCCTATCTCCATTCTCGTCTCTAGCCAACAATTACTTTCTCTAGGTTATTTAAGTTCAATTTGCTCCTTGCTATTTTGTGACCCATTTCCCCTTGCATCTTGTGGAACCTTGAAAAGCGTGTTGCTGTTACGCAGCGCCGACGATCCTCGACACAGTTTTTTACAATTTATGCCAGGTGGAACTactaaattaaagtttttgaaTGCATAATCATTAGGTAATTGATTTCTGTGGATACACTTTATTATTCTTGTCATATCGGCATCTTGCTAATCTTTGACTGTCTTTTCCATTACAGGAGCAGTACAAGTTCTGTTACGAAATGGTACGATTGTTTGTGGACTCCTTCAGCGATTATGCGAACTTCAAGTGATGCGAAAATACTGGAATATCTTCACAAACAAGACAAGTGCTATAGAAAGTGTTGCACATTACGTGAGGCCTCTTGTCTCAGAGAGCTGGTAGAGCCCTTTaacattatttatgaaaaagaTTCAGTGCCATTTTTGTTGGAGAATTCAGCACTATTTCTCATCGGATAGAGAGAAGAGACAACTCAAGAAATGGATACAGTGATCTTTTATTCTCGATGAATGACACACCCCCAAAAAAACCCTGTACGGAAAGAGAACTTCATGCCATATCGAAGTGAAGTTCATGAGTTGTTGGTAGTGgttctttgaagttaaaatgtGCTTCCCAAGTGCACTTTAAAGGAAAGGAACGATTGTTTCGATCACggtaataattttgtttctgcaataatgtttaattttcatgggtattttcttggaaaagtgATGTAATaattaagatattttaaaattggtGCTAAATTGCTCAGACGCATAATTCTAGAATCTCTGTAATTAC
This is a stretch of genomic DNA from Pocillopora verrucosa isolate sample1 chromosome 12, ASM3666991v2, whole genome shotgun sequence. It encodes these proteins:
- the LOC131775081 gene encoding receptor-type tyrosine-protein phosphatase alpha-like, with the protein product MCLGSSIFKGDVDQKVRNHGFTDEVISKKYFQQTRCVLGDKTSGNSEAWKRCTLSSDVVGPGKFVTIKPIPIEKLREYCEINQADGNKAFKEEFVSIRVSGNFTWESSQRPENKAKNRYKNIIPYDHTRVQLVELDGYPGSDYINANFIDGYNHHCKFIATQGPVASTFGDFWRTVWDQGVCIIVMVTNMVEGGRIKCLKYWPSASPEMYGPVLVSLGDEEELADYVIRKFSVQMTSDTAEYRAREVIQYHFTAWPDQGVPTHATSLLVLLKKVRASVPEDSGPILTHCSAGVGRTGTYIVLDAMLDQIDAEGVVDIYDVDGFIYLLICLIFLRQAQYVFIHDALVEYVTCGSTEFAVRDLPENLRVLNTIDPDSGDSLLVVEFKNLGLGDSDHDSFISASQPENKSKKRFAILPFDRSRVKLWPFTCMVGSDYINASFVDSFQQREAFIATQAPLDTTVVDFWRMTWEYEANCIVMLCTQNEREEGICASYLPHKEEFIVYGLLMIEIEAEDLRNGFCRRQLKITNTKSGEERTLYHFHFTDWAERSIPLNGVGLLDMMKCITRVQQQTGNGPIVVHCSDGSGRTGTFCAINIALERVKLDGSVDMFQTVRRLRTQRPLMVQTAEQYKFCYEMVRLFVDSFSDYANFK